The genomic segment GTCCGACTGCTGCGTGGAATCTGCAGTTGTTGTGTCAGCGGCATCATAATATGAAAACTGATGGTCGTTATGTGGCGGAGGCCAATGGGATGGCGGAGGTTCGCTGGGTTGGGCCGATGGATGTGCCGGCGGTGACGCGGCCGTCGGGTCCGTTGGTGAAGGAGATGCCGCGGGGTGTGTGGGGGCAGTTGTTGCGTAATCGGTTGCAGGCTCGTTTTGAACGGATCCGCGATAACGCACTCAACAGGGACTAGCATGAACTACAACAACACCAACTCATTCCACGGAAGGGTTTCTCACCATGTCACGCGCGCTTATTCTGGTTGATGTTCAAAAAGACTTCTGTCCAGGTGGCAGTCTAGCCACCGAACGAGGTGATGAAGTAGCTGGAAAAATCGGTGCTTACCAACTCTCCCATGGGGCTGAATACGATGTCGTTGTAGCAACCCAAGACTGGCATATTGATCCAGGCGAGCATTTCTCTGAAACCCCAGACTTTAAAGACTCCTGGCCAATCCACTGTGTCGCAGATTCCGAAGGCGCTGCAATGCACGATCGCATCAACACCGGCACCATTGATGAATACTTCCGAAAAGGCCACTATACAGCCGCCTATTCAGGGTTTGAAGGCACTGCAGTCACCGAAGAACTTCTCATGTCTCCATGGCTCAAGAATAAAGGCATCACCGATATCGATATCGCAGGTATCGCCACAGATCATTGTGTGCGTGCCACTGCTTTAGACGCGCTGAAAGAAGGCTTCAACGTCCGCATCTTGACCTCTATGTGTTCTGCAGTGTCCTTCGAAGCTGGAGACCGTGCATTAGAAGAACTCCATGAAGCCGGGGCGATCCTTATTTAGCCCCTATGCAGACAACAACACCCCACTGACAATTTAAGCCAGCGGGGCGGAGTCAGAAAAGCTTTAGCGCTGGGACAGCAGGCGCTGGATCTCCTTGAGGTCATTAGCCTTCTTGCGTCCACGCACAATGCTGAATACAACAGCACCAACGACGACAGCAGCAACGCCGAGAAGAGCCTTTTGTACATTTGGTTCCTGCAGCTTCTCAGTTGCCTGGTTCTTGGCATCGTCGACCAAGTTTGCAGGTTTGCTGCGGTCAGCTAGCTCATCGAGGGTGGAAGCCAACTGACGGCGGGTGCGCTCAATATCGCGCTGGATGTCTTCAATGTTGCGTGCCACTGCGCTACTCCTGATTGGTGTATCTGTGATCAACTAAAATTTGTTTTAAC from the Corynebacterium crudilactis genome contains:
- a CDS encoding isochorismatase family protein produces the protein MSRALILVDVQKDFCPGGSLATERGDEVAGKIGAYQLSHGAEYDVVVATQDWHIDPGEHFSETPDFKDSWPIHCVADSEGAAMHDRINTGTIDEYFRKGHYTAAYSGFEGTAVTEELLMSPWLKNKGITDIDIAGIATDHCVRATALDALKEGFNVRILTSMCSAVSFEAGDRALEELHEAGAILI
- a CDS encoding DUF3618 domain-containing protein; translation: MARNIEDIQRDIERTRRQLASTLDELADRSKPANLVDDAKNQATEKLQEPNVQKALLGVAAVVVGAVVFSIVRGRKKANDLKEIQRLLSQR